Below is a genomic region from Longimicrobium sp..
GCCGCGCACGGTAGGTGTCCACCGTCTTCGGTGACAAGTAGAGCTTCTTGCCGATCTCGCCGCTGCTGTAGCCCTCGGCGGTGAGCGCCAGCACCTCGCGCTCGCGCTCGCTCAGCTTCTCCAGCGGGCCGGCCTCGCCCTTCTGCTCGGCCAGCTTGTACTGGCGCAGCAGCAGCTTGGTGGCGTTCGGGTACAGGAACACCTCGTCGCGCGACACCGTCTGGATGGCGCGGATCAGGTCCTCGTCCGCGCTGGTCTTGCGCACGTAGCCGCTGCCGCCGGCCTCGAGCACGGGGAGCAGGTACTCCTCCTCGGCCTGGCTGG
It encodes:
- a CDS encoding response regulator transcription factor, whose translation is RLLRPDVVVMDLAMPGIGGLEATRKIGELGLGARVLVLTSQAEEEYLLPVLEAGGSGYVRKTSADEDLIRAIQTVSRDEVFLYPNATKLLLRQYKLAEQKGEAGPLEKLSEREREVLALTAEGYSSGEIGKKLYLSPKTVDTYRARLMQKLGLSHRSELVRLALDTGLLKSGQA